Proteins from a single region of Apium graveolens cultivar Ventura chromosome 7, ASM990537v1, whole genome shotgun sequence:
- the LOC141673908 gene encoding uncharacterized protein LOC141673908 produces the protein MARTEASLEEMYANLVLEDKEGDEVDIGNVGTIEAKQTFVLVGMEIHDLGGFRYSFVFYHKLDLQKVIDGGPWTFEQAMLVFKQLKENENPQIINLKNVEIWVQISDIPRELLSENVIKSIGESIGGFIKTDPANFDCWKQFVRVRVALDIEKPIKRRMKLKRDGNNWSWINFKYERLGTFCFVCGRIGHSERECSVVYAHPDKVIDKAYGSWLPAPSKNVTMNIISRWLRNAPDGQKAWTGTGFSQGQSSTGHGAEEGKQTTKFMEIDGVVREVDAENNAVVVRGREKGDIDMVAKNNIQLEEIGGVKIGMDEVVAFENKRKRMEGNVGRWRYTGFYGYLERERRMNSWGLIRQLSINSELPWCIIGDFNDMTSVGEKRGGRRHPQYLLDEFRSTLEDCNLLDLGYQGECFTWERSRGTERWIQERLDRGLANKEWVELFPAAEVRVLEVSTSDHLPLFLTLNRQVFMPRVRRFRFENMWIKEDDCRNLVLDCWNISEGSNIMDKMVYVCSKLEEWGGGMLKNMRDQIQICKCDLRRYWSRRDVEGVQRYNKRAKQFWLREGDKNTRFFHKFASTRREHNSIKRLKDSTGMWKESDEEIQGIISDYFEHIFQMSGVDEGLMDGECVNTVSAEHNDILLMPVTTEEVKSAVFSMYPEKAPGIDGLNPSFFQAYWAIVEKCHSVMS, from the exons ATGGCACGTACGGAGGCATCTTTGGAGGAAATGTATGCAAATTTAGTTCTTGAGGATAAAGAGGGAGATGAGGTAGATATTGGAAATGTGGGAACTATTGAAGCAAAGCAAACATTCGTTTTGGTGG GTATGGAGATCCATGATTTGGGGGGATTTCGCTACTCTTTTGTCTTTTATCATAAGTTGGATTTGCAAAAAGTTATAGATGGGGGGCCATGGACGTTCGAACAGGCTATGTTGGTGTTTAAACAACTGAAGGAAAATGAGAATCCACAAATAATAAATCTGAAGAACGTAGAGATTTGGGTTCAAATATCTGATATTCCCAGGGAGCTTTTGTCTGAGAATGTTATTAAAAGTATTGGGGAGTCTATTGGTGGGTTCATCAAAACGGACCCTGCAAATTTTGATTGCTGGAAGCAGTTTGTTCGTGTTAGGGTGGCATTGGATATTGAGAAACCGATTAAAAGGAGAATGAAACTAAAAAGGGATGGGAATAACTGGAGTTGGATTAATTTTAAGTACGAAAGACTGGGCACTTTCTGTTTTGTGTGTGGGCGTATTGGTCATTCTGAACGTGAATGTAGTGTGGTTTATGCACACCCTGATAAAGTCATTGATAAAGCCTATGGGTCCTGGTTACCGGCTCCGTCGAAGAATGTAACGATGAATATTATTTCAAGGTGGCTGAGGAATGCACCTGATGGGCAGAAAGCATGGACAGGGACAGGTTTCTCGCAAGGGCAGTCAAGCACAGGCCATGGAGCGGAGGAAGGAAAACAGACAACGAAATTCATGGAGATTGATGGCGTTGTTAGAGAGGTTGATGCCGAGAATAATGCTGTTGTTGTTAGGGGTCGTGAAAAGGGGGATATTGATATGGTTGCTAAAAATAATATTCAGTTGGAGGAAATCGGGGGAGTGAAAATAGGTATGGATGAGGTGGTAGCTTTTGAAAATAAAAGGAAGCGGATGGAGGGAAAT GTAGGAAGGTGGAGATATACGGGTTTCTACGGCTACCTGGAAAGAGAGCGAAGGATGAATTCATGGGGTTTAATAAGGCAATTATCTATCAACTCGGAATTACCTTGGTGCATAATAGGTGATTTCAATGATATGACTAGTGTGGGGGAAAAGAGAGGGGGTCGAAGACATCCACAGTATCTGTTAGACGAATTTCGGAGTACGTTGGAGGATTGTAATTTGTTAGATTTGGGTTATCAGGGAGAGTGTTTTACTTGGGAGAGATCGCGGGGTACAGAAAGGTGGATTCAAGAAAGGTTGGATAGGGGATTGGCTAATAAGGAGTGGGTGGAGCTGTTTCCGGCGGCAGAGGTTAGGGTTTTGGAAGTTTCAACGTCTGACCACCTTCCCCTTTTTCTTACTCTAAACAGGCAGGTGTTCATGCCTAGGGTAAGGCGGTTTAGATTTGAAAATATGTGGATAAAGGAAGATGATTGTCGTAATTTGGTGTTGGATTGTTGGAATATAAGTGAGGGGTCAAACATTATGGATAAAATGGTTTATGTGTGTTCTAAATTGGAAGAATGGGGTGGGGGTATGCTTAAAAATATGCGTGATCAAATTCAAATTTGTAAGTGTGATTTGAGGAGGTATTGGTCAAGAAGGGATGTGGAGGGTGTTCAGAGGTATAATAAA AGAGCAAAGCAGTTCTGGCTGCGAGAGGGGGATAAAAACACCCGGTTCTTTCATAAATTTGCTTCTACTCGAAGGGAGCATAATTCGATCAAAAGATTAAAGGATTCGACTGGTATGTGGAAAGAATCTGATGAGGAAATTCAGGGTATTATATCTGACTACTTTGAGCATATTTTTCAAATGAGTGGGGTGGATGAAGGTCTGATGGATGGTGAATGTGTGAATACAGTGTCAGCTGAACATAATGATATTCTGTTGATGCCAGTGACCACTGAAGAGGTTAAAAGCGCTGTTTTTTCAATGTACCCAGAAAAAGCCCCgggaattgatggcttaaaccCTAGTTTCTTTCAAGCTTACTGGGCTATAGTGGAGAAATGTCACTCAGTTATGTCATGA